The Methanobrevibacter millerae genomic interval AATAGCTTCAATTTAGTTTAATAAAAAAAGAAAAAAAGGTTATAAGTAATTAATAACCGGTTACGCCGCCCTGAGCTGCTGACTGGATTTGCTGGGCCTGACCCTGGAGATTAGCCAAGATATCGGAAATTTGCTGTAAACTTGCAAGCATCTTATCCAAGCTGTCTTCCAAATCCTTTTTCTGCCCGGAGATAATCTCCTTGGCGCCTTCAGCATCCTTTTTGATGGCGTATCCTGCACCAATACTTATAATGATTTCGTCTGTGTCCTTGAGCTCACCCTTAATGAAAGAACCTGCACCTACAGGAACGAAAGCTTCAACGGCCTTTTCACCGTTCAAGTCGTCCAGGGTGGTTGTCAATGCATCGACTTCAGCAATGGAAGACTGAATCAGTTCGATTTGCTGGCGAACCAAATCTGCCTGCTGGTTGTATGCATTGATTTCATTGATGATCTCATTTAGTTTTTGCTGATCTTGCATAATAACACCCCGTCAAGTGTTTTTATAAGATCTCTTTTACAATTGGGTCTAAGACTTCTTCAGGAGCAATTTCGGAGATTTCAGAAATCTTAATCTGGTTTCTGGTAATGCCGTGTTTGCTTCCGAAACGTTCATAAATCTTTTGCTCTACATCAGCTTCGCAAGTAGCTTTGTACTCTTTTACAAATTTATGAAATTCATCGCCCATTACAAAAGTACCTTTTACTCTGTAAATTTTAGTTATCATATTGATCCCTCGATAATAATTATAAATCATCTAAAAAGCCTAACGCTTCTTCAACTCTAGCCATTTCAGGACCAGTACTGTTTTTTGCTACGATTGCTCCATTTGAATTTGCAATGGAACATGCGCCGACCAAAGGAATTCCCTTGCCCACAGTACCGACGTTGCCCTCAACACCAAATACCTCTTGAGAGAAGTTAACTTCACTTTCAACAGCGTTTCCGCTAATCAGAAAGCCCTTATTGGTAACGGATATCAGTGATCCTATGATGTCGCTTCCGACCATTGAACTGGACTCGACATTGACGTCCAATGTGCTTTCGATAGTGTTAATGGCATCTTCGGATAGGAATGGACTTGCAATAGCCCCGTTATCGTTTGCGGCCACGATGTTTCCAACAGCAGTATACCTGTCGGGAAGGGCGGCCACTTCAAGACCCATTTCTTCAAACTGCTTAACTTCTCTGTCTAGAACATGTGGGGAAACAACAATACCGCGTGAATTGGCCACAGATAAAGATCCAATAAGGCTACTTCCGGAGATAGATGATTTGATTGCAGGGACTTCCATTATTTCCTCAACAACCTTGACCTTCTCATCAATCAGATTGTACGGAACGATGACGAAATCGTCGGTTGCCTGAATGAAAACACCTATGTTAGGGTTTCCTACAATATCAATTCTTCTCAACATATTGTTACCTCACTTGTTTAAGTATTTGAAAAAAGTACAATAGCTATTCTGCTAAAGTAGCTTCTACAACACCATCTTCATCTTTAACTGCTTTTACAGTAATTTTAGAAGGTATTTTTTGAATACCCCTTGCCCAAATTACATGATTGATAGATTCATCAAGTTTGACTTCTTCAGCTTTCATGTGTTTGGTTAAGAAATTTCTAACTTCCCTTATTGCTCTAGGA includes:
- the rpl18a gene encoding 50S ribosomal protein L18Ae; amino-acid sequence: MITKIYRVKGTFVMGDEFHKFVKEYKATCEADVEQKIYERFGSKHGITRNQIKISEISEIAPEEVLDPIVKEIL
- the pfdA gene encoding prefoldin subunit alpha; amino-acid sequence: MQDQQKLNEIINEINAYNQQADLVRQQIELIQSSIAEVDALTTTLDDLNGEKAVEAFVPVGAGSFIKGELKDTDEIIISIGAGYAIKKDAEGAKEIISGQKKDLEDSLDKMLASLQQISDILANLQGQAQQIQSAAQGGVTGY
- a CDS encoding 50S ribosomal protein L31e; translated protein: MERVYTIPLRNVKNVKRTIRAPRAIREVRNFLTKHMKAEEVKLDESINHVIWARGIQKIPSKITVKAVKDEDGVVEATLAE
- a CDS encoding translation initiation factor IF-6; protein product: MLRRIDIVGNPNIGVFIQATDDFVIVPYNLIDEKVKVVEEIMEVPAIKSSISGSSLIGSLSVANSRGIVVSPHVLDREVKQFEEMGLEVAALPDRYTAVGNIVAANDNGAIASPFLSEDAINTIESTLDVNVESSSMVGSDIIGSLISVTNKGFLISGNAVESEVNFSQEVFGVEGNVGTVGKGIPLVGACSIANSNGAIVAKNSTGPEMARVEEALGFLDDL